A region from the Etheostoma spectabile isolate EspeVRDwgs_2016 chromosome 9, UIUC_Espe_1.0, whole genome shotgun sequence genome encodes:
- the LOC116695754 gene encoding alanine aminotransferase 2: MSSLQEVNPTVRGIRAPTNLQSLAARITEEITQGVTKPFQQVIDVSSGDPHRAGMAPMSFVRQVLAACLYPELLTEKCLPLDARQKAQKLLGACSGGSVGSYSSASCGIPCVQKSVAEFITRRDGGVSSHPEDIIFSSGSQKTVMHRHVYFVHSNQTKRSQNVPAEEPCPHTLPPLLDEVGVTLVPYQLMEDRGWAVDLDELHGALKTARGRCEPRAIYISNPGNPTGHVQDRKSIEEVIRFAATEGLVLLAEEVYQDSVYGQDKEFISYKRVLFEMDQEFSETVALVSFHSVSSACMGEAGLRGGYMEVINMDPAVQKYLRSMQDSSSPPVLPQLALEIMVNPPTPGQPSYKTYTQEILHSQTTLSQNAQRACEFLNDLPGMNCQPGMGGVFLYPCLHLPPQMIEEAKMLGVEADVLYCQRLLEEEGVCLGAGCENGHEDPNYHIRLCVLAPPATLEEILARLCSFHLRLLDTFP, translated from the exons GGAGTGACGAAACCCTTCCAGCAGGTGATTGATGTCAGTTCAGGGGATCCCCACAGGGCAGGGATGGCACCCATGTCGTTTGTTCGCCAG GTCTTGGCAGCGTGTCTTTACCCCGAGCTCCTCACTGAAAAATGCCTCCCTCTGGATGCCAGGCAGAAGGCACAGAAGCTTCTGGGGGCCTGCAGTGGCGGGAGTGTGG GCTCATATTCTTCAGCCTCCTGCGGTATACCATGCGTCCAGAAGAGTGTTGCTGAGTTCATCACGAGGAGAGATGGTGGAGTGAGTTCACACCCAGAAGACATCATCTTCTCCAGTGGTTCTCAAAAGACTGTAATG CATCGCCatgtgtacttcgtccacagcaatcAAACCAAAaggtcccaaaatgtcccagctGAAGA gccctgcccacacaccctgCCCCCGCTGCTGGATGAGGTCGGGGTGACTCTGGTGCCGTACCAGCTGATGGAGGACCGAGGCTGGGCGGTAGACCTGGACGAGCTGCACGGAGCTTTAAAGACTGCTAGGGGACGCTGCGAGCCCAGAGCCATTTACATCAGCAACCCAGGAAACCCCACAG GTCATGTGCAAGACAGGAAATCAATAGAGGAAGTGATTCGCTTCGCTGCAACCGAGGGCCTCGTCCTGTTGGCTGAGGAG GTGTACCAGGACAGCGTGTATGGACAGGATAAGGAGTTTATTTCCTATAAGAGAGTCCTGTTTGAGATGGACCAAGAGTTCTCAGAGACAGTGGCGTTGGTCTCCTTCCACTCTGTATCCAGCGCCTGCATGGGAGA GGCTGGTCTGAGAGGAGGATATATGGAGGTAATTAACATGGACCCAGCAGTGCAGAAGTATTTAAGAAGTATGCAGGACTCTTCCAGCCCTCCCGTTTTACCGCAGCTCGCCCTGGAGATCATGGTCAACCCGCCCACACCTGGACAACCTTCTtataaaacatacacacag GAGATCCTTCACTCTCAGACAACTCtgtcccagaatgctcagcGTGCTTGTGAGTTCCTGAATGATTTACCAGGGATGAACTGCCAACCTGGGATGGGGGGAGTCTTTCTTTATCCCTGTCTGCATTTACCACCTCAGATGATAGAGGAGGCCAAG ATGTTAGGCGTGGAGGCAGATGTGCTTTATTGCCAGAGGTTACTGGAAGAGGAAGGTGTATGTTTGGGAGCCGGCTGTGAGAATGGACATGAAGATCCAAACTACCACATCAG GCTGTGTGTTTTGGCTCCTCCTGCCACCCTGGAGGAGATCTTGGCACGACTTTGCTCTTTCCACCTGCGCCTGCTGGACACATTTCCCTGA